The genomic DNA ACCCTAAAAGCCCAAAAGGAGTAATAAAATAATGGCAATCAATGTATTCTGTTCTATGACACTTGGcaatgagaaagaaaaacatttcaccATAAAAAATACTAACAGAGGAAATATCTCCATCAACTCAGCATAGTAAACAACCCTTAATATCTAACACCACAACCATGTTTATTGTGAAATGATGAACATTATTAAATGGATTGATATTACATTgtgttgcattttttaaattataggaATGATCTATTCCCATGAGGACAGGGGGCGGTGATCAATCAAAGTAATTGTACATTTTTACCACTCATTCATGTAATCCTTGGTTCCGCTGTTTCCTAAGCTCTGTCCTTGGCATGTACACCCAATGATTTCTGAGCCGCCCCTGGTGAGCAAATTAAGACCATATTTGTCTCAGCTTCCTTTTTCTGTGGAGAATCCTTGGTTACAACTCTGATTCTATTGGCTGAACCAAGGAACAGGAAGTATGACCATGTATGCCCTTCTTAGTCTCACACACCATGCAATGCTATGTTTCATAATTGAGAGTCTGAGCTATTGATAGGCACACTCTTTCACTGGCGCCGGTaaaactttacaataaggttccatgaattggcatgaactaatgtcgTTGTTAAcaaactactactgagaagttcatctgtacagctctgttaatgtatttgttaactacattagttaacaAAAAAAGATAACATGCTATTTATGTGACTACTCATCCTTTGCTCCAGTGCTATACACATGCTCCTTACAATAgacaattaataaaatgtaactcTTAAGTAAAAACATCTAAAATTGtgctttataaatcacaatggGCAGTCTgtacaacaaacacatttttcctcAACACTTTTCTGTACATTTGTTGGTAAATTTCTATTATTTTAAGGCTATAAGGTTGCCCTTGCCACTTTTCttgccaaaacaacaacacagagGCTGCAAGCTGGGAGGAGAATATGTTTCAGCCAACATGTTTTGCCATAAAGGAAAGCAATTCATAAGCATCGAACCAATTATATAAAAATTCAACGTAACATTTACAGCCAGAGCATAACGAACACCGGAAACACCTAATTCTAAGGAAAAGCAGGCGTACACTCAACATGATAGATTGCTAATGCACCCAATGATTGCGCAGTAGTAACGATTGGCATGGTATTCCCTCTAGTACGTCAGGCTGGGCGTTTCTTGGGGATGCTCGGTCGTGTAGGCGGAGTTTGTGGACTAGGGTGACAGGCAAAGCGGAGGCAGACAGTCAGCAAAGCCATACACGGATACGGTAAGGTCCTAGGGTTTTATATAAATACCGCGGCACGGTACTGTAGGTTGTAGACTTAACTTTAACCATGGTATTGATTTGGACTCAGTTTGGTTTGAAACACAAAAACCTTAAATGTAAGGTTCGTGTTATACACAGAAATGACAGCTGGATAATGGGGGTAAGATTTAAACGATTATTCATCAATTCTaccattatttcatttgtttaaaattcatttaatatacatttttccattcTGTGGCACTACGATGGCTTTTAGTATTATGAATGTATCATTTATTATGTATCCATCTCATGCCATTAGACGTCCTTGTCCCACCCTGTACTGTCAGGCACATCATTTGAAGTGAAAGAAAGTTGTTCAGAGTTTGTGACAGTAACCTACCTGTCACGAAACTATGCCTCCGGATTTCCATGGCTTATTGTTTTTGATTGCGGATATTACTTGTATAGCAGATATTTTAGCGACAGTTATCAGCATCTTCAACTCTCTTGAAAGATTCACGAGTAGGTTATAATCTCTTTCGGGATTTGCTTTCCAGTTCAattaattgttgtttttataaaataatccCATGCATGTTCCAAGTAATTTTGTTGAATGTCTTTACTTAACTAGCCTACTTGCTATTAGTGAATGCAGGTCAATTCTTTGAGCGCTTCACAAttacaatttattattattattattattattattattattattgttattattattattattattattattattattatttcgaATAGTTTGGTGTATGTATGCTATTATTAATCTACTGTAGGCGCGCTCTGGTTTGATTTTGCATTGTTCCGGTTATCCGGGGTTCTGCTCGTATTTAAAAGGCACTGACGTCAGCTTTGCACTGTCACCGGCTATTTCATATTTGTGGGAATATCGCCTGCTTTATCGTTTAACACAGCACGGATCTAGCCGGGGAACTGCGACCGGAATATTTGATTTAAATAATACTTAACGGATTTTGCACATATACGCCAAATTGCCTCGGCAAGTGTCTTTGGTTGGAGATATTGTGTCTTTGTAAAAAGCTTCTTTCACAAATTGCCGCATTCGTGGGGTAATGTATTCATAGGATACGCGTTTTTTTCCACAGTTTATTCCCTCTGCTGAATTTATCTACATTTTCTAAATACATAGGCTACATGTATTTTTCACCGTGCAAACGTAGGCTTTGGTCGGGTTATCTCTACGTTTACGAGTGAATGCGATGTCTACTGTACAATAGCTATAGGTTACGATTTCTTTATTGCAGTTATGTAGGCAATGTGACAGGCAAAGCCAATGTTGAGATGTTCTTTGCTCATTACAATGAATAAATACCAATTATTGCTACTTTTCTCGTGTCAGGCAGCTAGTCACAGTCGTGCCACACGCTGCTGTAGGCTACCATCACATAAGCCGAATGTCTTTGCTTTTGCATTCTTTATACTTGTAACATCTAGTTTGTATATAGCTATGCATATTATCTAGAATCCACTGAACACATTGCATGTTCATATTGTTGTTTAAAAGCCACATAGGCTACTATAAATCTCAAAATTGAACTACACAGTGCAAATTGAGTAGCTCTGCTAGAAGTCTTTGTGTTCACTGAAGCTTTGTGCCTGTTGAAAGCTACTCCTAATACATTTGCTAGAATCTGTATTTCATGGAATTCATTGAAGGCATTAGGTCTTCACATGGCTATAAGCTGTGTAAGAGCATATTTGAATGGCAGCATAACATTGTTACAGTCTATATTTGATAGCGAGTTTAAGCCTTTGTTTCTGTGCTGTAGGTATACACATCTATACCCATTTGTCCTCATAGTTCACATTTGCGTTATTATTGTCTTATTTTGAACTGGATAATCAGGATAGCAAGGGGGTCCAGGTCCAATTCTTCAAACTGAAAAAACAATATGTAACATAATGTTTGTAACATAACTATGTAACATAATTTTTGGATTTTTGGGATGTTACCAGGCAAAGTTTAAGTCAGATTCAAAGGAGACTGGACCCCCTTTGCCCATGgtcatgttcatattgtgttaATTAGCCAGTATAACCAATTAACATGATGTTACCCTATTTTCCAGCAAGCACGGGTGGTCCCAGAAGTGCACTGTCTGTCCATCAAGGCCATGGGGAAAGACTATTACAAAACGTTGGGCGTCCCATCTGGCTCCAATGAGGATGAGATTAAGAAGGCTTACAGGAAGATGGCCCTCAAGTTCCACCCAGACAAAAACAAGGATGCCAACGCTGAGGAGAAGTTCAAGGAGATCGCTGAAGCCTACGAAGTGTTGAGCGACCCAAAGAAGAGAACGATCTATGACCAGTATGGAGAGGAAGGTGAGTACTCTCTGCCCTGAAAGGGTTTCAGATAGTGCACAAAGCTGAGGGCATCCTACACTTTGAAGCAGATTAATGAATGTGGAAAGTTAAGATATGTCATACAGAACTGTGAAAATGTAGACTGCTTACAGACAAGACAGTTGGCTGTCTATTGCAAGTAAAAATAACTGGAGTGGTGGCGTGTTTTCGACTACGGCTGCTCAGTACTATTCTGTATTTCAATGCCAGTTTGCCTTCGTCGCCAGGCTCTTTGCCAGCttgggtttttcttttctatctTGAGAGTCAAGGCTTTTAAGAAGCACAGAATGATTCACCTGACCTCTTTTTACACCGTGTCTGCCAGTGATAGAACCCACATGGAGCATCAGGGAACAGCACCAAGCTGGTGCTTTAATGCTATCGATTGAGTGGGTCTAGGAtgcagttaaaaaaattaaataaataaataaactgtacTGATGATGCTTGTGTGGTGTCTACAGTTTTACAGACTTTCTGCCATTACTTATCAATCAGTGGACATGAACCAAAATACTGTTGCTATTCTGCCATTTTCATGGCTTGTACACAAGACAATTGCCTCTTAAGGAAACAGTTTTGTCCTTTAAATATACAAGATACAAGATATTATGAACATGATTAATTAGGCAAAAGGAATACAACATTTTTGTGATTATGAAGCACATGACAGAGATTAATGTGGGATGGTCATGAACAGGATGCTATTTCCCTAAAATATACACAGCCTACATACACAGGAATTTCCCTGGCTTGTGGTGTAATATTAGCAGAAAGGTGGGCAGCTTGTGTGGGAGCAGAGTAGCTCAACATGCCAATTTATGGGGTCATTCTAGCAGATCAGAATGAGGAGAAAACTACCTGACATTGGTAAAGTGCTTACCTCTGCATACACTGCATAATTACACAGCAGCCTACAGAAGAGCCAGGAGTCCAAGCTTAtttagccaatcagcagcaccaaATAATCTATCAGGGAAATCAATGTGGTAGGCAGGGCTGGCTATCAAAAGTTGTAATGGTGTGAGTAAAGTAAATCAGCTAGTGTAACATAACAGAGTTTAATATAGATTAAATGTATATGCTGCTAGTGATAATTGATTCAATTTTTTTTCCTCGAAACTCAAGTGAATACGAGGATTTCAGAAAAGGCTGATATAAATGTTTTCTGATTACTGATGCCATTTTAAACCAGTATGAACCACATTTAGATTGCACATTAGATTTGCAGTATACCCCAGATCACTGCATTCTCTTTCTCCATTCTGTTAGAAATGTAACCTTTTTACACACTTCAATTagatgctcttgtccagagcaacACACCTTCTTCCTCTTAAGTCATATGGCCCTGTGGTCTTATTACTTCGGTTACAATCTTATTAAATTGCACTGTCAGTCTGTTGATGCAGCAGGTATAAATATAGAGCTAGTGCTCTTCACATCCAGAAGATAAGCAGATCGGGTGTGATTGTCAACCATAGCAGTGTTCCTCCTTGCATACAGTATTGTAATTTCACAGACACTAAATTTGACAGATGTCCTAGTTTACTGTAACCCCTAGAGGTATACAGATTATTTCCCTACTTTCTACTGTCTGTACACTAGAAACCACAATTTACTGCACCATGCTGTGAATTTGATTCATTCTTCACTTAGAACTGCTTCAGTTGATTCAGAACAAAGTGTGATTCAAATCAGTGTCTTCCTCTTGGGCATTGACAGGTGACTCCAGGAAGAACATCTACATTATATCCCTTCATGCAGAAAATGAATGCCACTTTTACCCTATAATGTTTTGGGTACATGTATGAAGTTCCTTTCTCCTTGTCTTATAGGTCTCAAAGCTGGAGGGAGTGGACCAACCGGAGGGCAGGGGAACACGTATCACTACACCTTCCACGGGGACCCCCATGCTACATTCGCCTCCTTTTTTGGGGGGTCTAACCCCTTTGACATCTTCTTCAGTTCGGGACGCACCCGGGGCAACGGCTTTGGTGACCACGAAATTGACATTGAAGTAGACGGAGACGAAGACCCTTTCAATGCTTTTGGCCGGTTCGGCTTTAACGGTGTCAACGGTTTTCACCACGGTGCCGGGCCCGGCAGGCGGCACCACGCAGAGGCCCTTCACGGCCGTCGCAAGCTCCAGGACCCGCCAGTCATGCACGACCTGCGCGTCTCCCTGGAGGAGATTTTCCACGGCTGCACCAAGCGCATGAAGATCACTCGGCGCCGCCTGAACCCTGACGGCAGGACCCTGCGCACGGAGGACAAGATCCTCAACATCGTCATCAAGAAGGGCTGGAAGGAGGGCACCAAGATCACCTTCCCCAAAGAGGGCGACGAGACGCCGGAGAACATCCCTGCCGACATCGCCTTCATCCTCAAGGACAAAGGGCACCCACACTTCAAGAGAGACAGTTCCAATATCATCTACATCGCCAAGATCAGTCTTAAAGAGGTGAGTGTGTACCTGAGCAGTGATGAAGAGGGAGGCTGGACACCACCAAAGTCAGAAGAGATATTTGCAACAGAGTGAGCTTTACTCTCTGAAGGCCTTACGTAGGAGTCCCTAGTGGGAAAACAGAAGCACTAGGAGACACACATGGCATCATACGTCTCTGCTAATCATAGCTTTGCCGTTTTATCATCCTTGGAAATGATGAAGCCCAGACAGGCAGCTGCCAGGTTCATAATCACCCCAACATCTGTATAGGCAAGGCTAAATGGTTTGTCTCCAATAATTTATATACTCCAGAATTAAGACTCATTTTACTTTCACCGTCATATCCAAATTCTAGAGGTGAAAAGTTCTTCACATTTTTCAACCCAATTCCCTGCACTGCTGCAGAGCGTATGCGAAGGATTCTGCAGGCCCACTGAATAGTAATTGCCATATTGTGCTTTCTGGTTTTTGTCTCTTTACAAATGGAAAAGACAAAAGAATCGCTGATGAGACTGATTAAATGAGTAGGTCCTCTTGTCCTATTAATTGTTCGTCATGAAGCATATTCTGCATAGTAACTAAACCCACCATGCCTACATAATTttaaacaatataaaatgttattagTTGGAGATAAAAGCTCCCTTATCCAACATTACAACAGCTTGGATAATTATCAGACAGAGTCACAGATGGCAGTGTGATATAAGTGTGACATTGACAGTAAAGAAGGGATGACGCATTTGTCTACCAACCTATCTCATTCTTATTGGCTGACAATTTGCAACACTTACACAATCTTACACATATTAGGTTATCTATTCACACAGCCATGCAGTTTTTTAAAGCAAAGTACCTATACCTAATGATACAATAGTGCCTCATTTGACAGTCCAGTGTACAGACTATTACACAACAGTGAACAATTTTGTTCTTTTGAGGTTGCTTTGTTCATTCAGACTGGCTTTGTATGAAATAGACTACAATATAAAAGCTGACTGTGTCACCGTGTGAcagccacacaattgactgggATCTGTCAGTTGAGCCCACATGCAGTGATTACCCATACTGCTGCCAGTTATATTAATGCGTCTGAGCAgattcctgagcaagacaccaagtGCTGTGTAATATTTGCTCTTTGTCTTGGCCGTGTGAAGACCTAGGAATTTCGTACTTGAGTGTAATGGGCCCAGTCGACCCCACATTAAAAAGCTATACCAGGAACGTGAGTGAGCAGATCAGCTTGACCTGCAAAGATGGCTACCACATACAGCCAATCAGGTTAGACTTAAGTGAGGGCCACTTCACCTGGGCCTTGAGGTTATTTTCACGTATAAAGTTTTTTACAGAGATACAAATATTCTTTATAGAAGAATTGCTCAAGTTATGTAGTAAATGTAATCAATGATTAGCACCTCACTGACTAGAAACCAAGGTTTTCATTCTAAATCCAAAATTGAAAGATGCCCTCACAATTAGGTGCTACTGTAATAAACTGTCACCATACTGCAAGAGCTCCAGTGCTTTCAGTAAATGTCAGATTCAAGCCCACAAATCCTAAGCAATGACTCGTCTGCAGTTTCAGCAGCCCACAAATGTCAGAACAGGCACTTTAAAACATTGTGTGAAAgggatgacatcacaatgagtAAACACTGTGGAGAGGgatacatttttcatacatttgatgACTCGATTGAAGCCAATCAGGATGAAGATGCGAGGAGCATGATTCCCTTGCGTTTATCTGCAGCAGATAGAGCGATACCTGATAGAGAATCTGCACAGGGTCTGAATGCATTTTAGGGATGTCGTTGTGTCTGAGCCTGGCTGTGGAACATTTCGTTCTGTTCTCAGCCCCTCCTCCCGAGCCCCCACTCCCACGCCTCTGTCCTCTAGCAGTCTTTATCCCAGCTTGCACCACACCTGCCTGCCTCCTTGCTAGCGTCTGCCATAGGCTGATCCCATGGTTACCTCATCTGTGCTAGAGTCAGAGTGGTGGCTAAAATTAGCCCCACTtctacacacccccacacaccacattcaGTTGCACTCCCACACAGTACGCGGTGTACCACACTCAGACATTCActtcccctcccacacacaaaaGCTCTTGCTCATCCTCCTCCGAGTCTACGCTCCCACTCCCACAGACTCGTCATAGGTGAGGTGACCTACATTGCAGTATTGTAACCTTCCTGTGAGCAGCATCTTGACAAACTTATTTTCACAGATTTTGAGAAACTGGCGAGTACGGTTCTCGAGAGAGTAAACTAACAAGCaggccttctcctcctcttccctctctgcaGGCTTTGTGTGGCTTCACggtgaacattcccaccctcgaCAACAGAGTGATTCCCCTTCCGTGCAGTGACGTCATCAAGCCGGGCGCAGTCAGGAGGCTACGAGGGGAGGGACTGCCGTTCCCCAGGTGCCCCTCGCAGCGAGGAGACTTGGTAGTGGAGTTCCAGGTGCGCTTCCCAGACAGGATACCCCCACAGTCAAGAGAAATCATTAAACAGAACCTGCCCGTGTCTTAGGATCCTGGGTGAACTGTGGAACTCTGGGAATCGCAGGGAGGTTTGTTATTTTTCACAGACACTAATATTTATTCAGAAAGCaagaaaaatggccacagaaCTGTTGAGTTGATTCTTTTGGTGTAAAGGTGTTACTTGTGGATCCATAGACATATCCTGGAAGGACTGGGtggttgtgtaatgctgtgCTTCTGAGCGTGTTGCTCTTTCCCAGGGCACAATATCAGTCCTTTCTTTCTGAAGGACTTGCTACAACTGTTCCTTTCCTCGTGAACCTTTTCTGTGAGAGGGGTTTCGAggatagatttttatttctatggggaaaaaaaagagtatTCTACAATGAAAGCAAGATGAATGTTGCGACATTTATGTTGTCTTTGCCGTTTTGTTCTTTTCTCAGCTAAATGCTGTTTATGACATGGGCaagtgtatgcccatatgcttATTATACAAAATAGATATTGTGTGGAAATGTTTTGGGTAACAAAATCCTGGTCAACTACTGTATTCATTTAACTTTCAGGCCCAAATTAATGCCAGAAAGGCCTACAATTAAAAGGTGCTTTGTTCCCTGTGGCATTGGTGCATTAATGAATGATAAAATAGTCTTAACTGCCTTAACGTCCCTTGATTTTTAAACCAGGTGAAACATCAGAGATTTTAGGTGCCTTATTCTGGCTCACACCAGCAGCCCTCAATAGGCCTACAATTGTCAGCCATCAGGTGCACTTTGCATTTTATCAAATATATTAACGGATGTTTGGGGAAAGCACCACAACAAAACAGAGAATAAATATGTAAGAAGCCATGCTTCCCATCTACTACAGCAGGTTAGTGTTTTATACTAATCCTAGGGTACCATCTGTACTTTTTATTCTCATGGTGTTCAGTTTTAGGGTGTGGAAAGTTCCATTTTTCTACCATCCTCCTGACCTCAAACAGTATGACGGGGAACAGCATAAACAATGCTCAACCTGACTGATAACAGGCCATTGTATCAACAAGGTACAATCAACAAGTCTATTTGAATACTATTTGAATACTAAATATTTGAAGAATTTCTTTAGTTAATTAAAGGCATGTGTTCTTTTCTTATAAGACTGCATGTCTTTTTCTTTACATGAAAATTAGTAATAGTATAATAAAGAAATCTGTTGATATGTTCAGCTTTCGCTCAACTGAAATTCCCTCACAGGTGACAAAAAAGATGAAGTAAAAGGCACCTTTGAGCATTGTTTTCCCTCAATGTTCCCATCatgtgcattgtgcattcagcaGTGGCATTGTGTGGGTCTAAAGTACAAAATGTCTGTTGGCTTTAATCTTATTGAAATGACTGTTGTGTGACTGTTCAATAAAGGGAACGCCTAGGAGGGACATCAGCTGCTCTTTTTAAAGTGCAGCTCTGCCATAATGTTTGCAGCGCCCATAATCTCTGGTTCCCCACCTTTCTGTCAAGCAGGAAGCGACTTGCTCCTTGGAAAAGGCCCTCGCTTTAGCTCTTTGCTTCAGCTCAATGTGACAAAGGCTTAGTGCGATATGTTGTTCAAATTGtaccattttaaaaagtcaacaTGTTTGTTTATACTGTAATtaacattaacttaaaatatCTTTCTTGATTCATTTGACAAGTTCTCTTTGTAAAACAATATTCCAACTTTTTATGGAATGTATATCAAAGGTCTTGTATTACTCTTTCCCATGGactaaaagaaaaaagcaaaaaaaaaaaaaaagcatatgtATACAGAaccacaacttgtatgttgaaAACAATCCGGAGCTTTTTTTGACATCATATAATAAGCTTTAAATCAAAGTTGTGATGGTATACTCTGGCACATACTGAATATGGGCCCATGTGTACTTTTGTACATTAGTTTCAGTATTATATACAAAACAATTGCactttacaatgaatctgtCTTCACCTTTCTTAAGGCTGATGGGTGTTAAATGCAGTCATGGAATGCATTGGTTTTCATATGCTTTGTAACATGAAATATAGCAGTGGGGGTTtgtaattaaaacattaaacacaTGAAAACTGTACATCAGTGTGctttcttcattttctctgaTTGTTCAAGGTAGAAGACACAAGAGCAGCCATAGTAACCTCAGGCAGAAGATATGATTGTTGCTCCAGTCAGGAGGCAGTAATAGTTAGTAACCAGGAGATGATCTTCCAGTATTCCACAAAGACTGAGGTTACTGCATCAAAATAGAATAAAGAAAAATGGAGCAATGAAAATTATTAGAATTTGGCTGTTACCATTGCCGGCAGAAGGGGATATTATAgcattttattccattttaaaGGCTAATATCTTTACACAATTCTGAGTGAAGGGTATTGTGGATGCACGCTTACACAAGGCCTTATAATAACTGAGGGCTGGAAACTTGCTTGGTGGATCTCTAGCCAAATGTATGCTAAAAATAGACACCCCATTTGTTATTATGATGCTGATGTTATCCACCAGGCTACAAAGAAGCTTGTGGTGGCAAAACAGGACTGTACTTCATAGCATCAACAAACTTTACTGAAGAATTGTCCTGGGCTTCGAGCTCCCTACATTTAAATgctcaaatgtatttaatattcagtatttttatttagaaatcACATATAAGAGGTCACATAtaataaatattgcatttacccctttcagtcccaagcccaatatcaagtggctccacccaaatccaaaggggttttggctttggttgagaaagtcGAGAAAATTTTGTAGGGTTTTAATTGGGGCTCAAAGCAATagtatagcagccattttgattggttgaaagggTGTAAGGTCGATAGTGTTATATGGCACTCTGGGAAGTGAAAGGGTTATTTGCAGAATTGTGGTTTACAATTGTTGAGAAACCATAATCCTAGATATAGTATATAGAACTAAACCAACATCTCAGACACTGAGGGTTAGTTTTACTCTTCTAGAGGGGCAGCACAATAAAAGACTTGAAATTATTaggcttggttttttttttatgtgcattGCAAAATCAAGCCTTGCACACAATCCTTTAGGGAGGAGAAAGGTTATTAAAGCCAGAGTAATATCTTTCATGAAACCTCAAAGCTGGTTCTCATTATCCATCTAACCAGATGTTATTAAAATGGAATTGGATATGATATTACAGAAGAATACTTGCAGATATACAAGTATACTCATATGTGGAGAGATATGTTatataaaatatgatatttatatattacaatAAAGGACACGCACTAATCAGAATTTTTATATACATATCATcagtacacatccacacactctcagctTTAcccccaaaatgtatttcatagaCCCAACATCAAACCAATTCACATACAATCCACATACTAACACCCATACTCACGCTcaagtctctgtctctgtccaaaATTTATCTTGTTCTATCACAGCTGGTATCATTTTCAGTCAGGAAGGTTTAGGGGGGGAAGTCAATTTTCTCATAactgtataaaaacacacagcaggatAAGATCATTTTTTCAGTGCTGTCTAGACTGTCTGCCTAGCGCTTACTACATTTTTTTGGCAAGGCATTGGACCTGTGCTCATCCTCACATTATGCAAGAATACCTTAGGGGATCTTTCTCATTACATGGCATTCGTAGCATTCTGCCATTTTTCCAGAGGGTACGCCTACTGACCCATGCCAGAAAAATGTACTTCAGTCCCAGATAGCCTTTTAATAAAGCAACTGTTTAGTATAAGAATGTTTTAATAGAGGACAAGTGAATTCTGTAAATATTAGATTTCAAGAAGCCCAGGTCAGAATAGTAATTagcatggattttttttttctgcattgacACAGCTCTGTTCCAAAAAGATCATtactgccatcttgtgacacATACAAAAGTTACTATTAATTTACCCTGGCAAAATTATACCGTTTTGCACAGTACTTTTAAACGCAATTCATATCCTTAATTACAGTAAGATAAAGTAATACAATAAAGTGTTTACCCCTCAaactggcagccatttttgAACATATTTAGACCACT from Conger conger chromosome 12, fConCon1.1, whole genome shotgun sequence includes the following:
- the LOC133142360 gene encoding dnaJ homolog subfamily B member 5-like isoform X1, with protein sequence MVLIWTQFGLKHKNLKCKVRVIHRNDSWIMGQARVVPEVHCLSIKAMGKDYYKTLGVPSGSNEDEIKKAYRKMALKFHPDKNKDANAEEKFKEIAEAYEVLSDPKKRTIYDQYGEEGLKAGGSGPTGGQGNTYHYTFHGDPHATFASFFGGSNPFDIFFSSGRTRGNGFGDHEIDIEVDGDEDPFNAFGRFGFNGVNGFHHGAGPGRRHHAEALHGRRKLQDPPVMHDLRVSLEEIFHGCTKRMKITRRRLNPDGRTLRTEDKILNIVIKKGWKEGTKITFPKEGDETPENIPADIAFILKDKGHPHFKRDSSNIIYIAKISLKEALCGFTVNIPTLDNRVIPLPCSDVIKPGAVRRLRGEGLPFPRCPSQRGDLVVEFQVRFPDRIPPQSREIIKQNLPVS
- the LOC133142360 gene encoding dnaJ homolog subfamily B member 5-like isoform X2, translating into MGKDYYKTLGVPSGSNEDEIKKAYRKMALKFHPDKNKDANAEEKFKEIAEAYEVLSDPKKRTIYDQYGEEGLKAGGSGPTGGQGNTYHYTFHGDPHATFASFFGGSNPFDIFFSSGRTRGNGFGDHEIDIEVDGDEDPFNAFGRFGFNGVNGFHHGAGPGRRHHAEALHGRRKLQDPPVMHDLRVSLEEIFHGCTKRMKITRRRLNPDGRTLRTEDKILNIVIKKGWKEGTKITFPKEGDETPENIPADIAFILKDKGHPHFKRDSSNIIYIAKISLKEALCGFTVNIPTLDNRVIPLPCSDVIKPGAVRRLRGEGLPFPRCPSQRGDLVVEFQVRFPDRIPPQSREIIKQNLPVS